The genomic DNA GCCAGCAGCCGCTCCGGCGACGCCAGCAGGGGATTGATGTCGATCTCCTTCACGAACCGCTGCTCGACCACCAGCATGCTGAAGCGCACCATCAGCCGCTCCAGCTCCTTCAGGTCGACCGGCCTCGCGCCCCGCACACCCTGCAGGGCGGTGTAGATGCGCGTCTGCTCCATCATCCGGCGCGCCAGGGTCGTGTTCAGCGGAGGCAGGCCCAGCGCCCGGTCCTTGAACACCTCCACCAGGGTCCCCCCCGTGCCGAACAACAACACCGGTCCGAACTGCGGGTCCGGGCTGCTCCCGATGATGAGCTCCTGCCCGCCCAGGCGCACCATGGGCTGCACGGTGGCGCCGTCGAACGCGTCCGCCTTCCCGGCCGCCACGAGGGACTCCCGGATGCCTCGGAACGCCGCCCTCACGGCATCGACGTCCGGCAGGTTCAGTCGCACGCCGCCCACGTCCGTCTTGTGCGTCACCGTCGACGAGTGGAGCTTGAGCACCACCGGGAAGCCGAGCGCCGCGGCCTCGGTCACCGCGGCGTCCTCCGTGGTGGCCAGTCGCGTCTCCACCGTGGGAATCCCGTAGGCCGCCAGCAGCTGCTTGGACTCGTACTCCGTCAGCAGCGTGCGCCCGGCGGACCGCGCCTCGTGCACCAGCCGGTGCGCCAGGTCCCTCCCACCTGCGGGCTCCTCCGTCAGCGTGGGCGTTTCATAGAGCCCCGCGAGGTTGTACGCGTAGCGCCACATGTAATTGAAGATGCGCGCGGCCGTGTCCGGATAGTTGAACGTGGGGATTCCCGCGTCGTTGAGGATGCGCTCCCCGGCGGCGACCTCCGAGCCGCCCATCCAGCTGGCCAGCACCGGCTTGCCCAGGAGCTTCGCGTAGGGCTTGAGCCGGTCCGCGGTCTGCGTGGGCTCCGTCATGTCCTGGGGCGTGAGGATGACGAGCAGGCCATCGCTGTTCGGATCCCTCCCCGCGACCTCCAGCGCCTTCGCGTACCGCTCCGGGTCCGCGTCGCCCAGGACGTCCACCGGATTGCCATGGCTCCATTGCGGCGGGAGGAAGGCATCCAACGCCTTGCGCGTCTCGTCCCCCAACGCCGCCAGCTCGCCCATGCCGGAGACGAGCGCGTCCGTGGCGAGCACCCCCGGTCCCCCCGCGTTGGTGAGCACCGTGAGTCGCCGCCCCGCGGGGCGCGGCTGTCGTGCCAGCGTCTCCGCCATGTAGAAGAGGTCGGAGATGGAGTCCACGCGCAGCACGCCCGAGCGGCGGAAGGCGGCGGTCAACACCTCGTCGCTTCCGGTGAGCGTGCCGGTGTGTGACGCGGCGGCCTTCGCCGCCTGCGCGGTGCGTCCGGCCTTGATGACGATGATGGGCTTGGTGAGAGCCACCTCGCGCGCGGCCGACAGGAACGCGCGCGCGTCGCCGATGGACTCCATGTACAGCAGGAT from Myxococcus stipitatus includes the following:
- a CDS encoding bifunctional acetate--CoA ligase family protein/GNAT family N-acetyltransferase, translated to MDSRSPGPGSRKTDPSYDVLHQQQRLRQPLDILFKPRAVAVVGASERPGSVGRTVLWNLISNPFGGTVYPINPKRQNVLGIRAWPSLRALPEPVDLAVVVTPAPAVPDVIRECAEVGVQGAIIISAGFKETGPEGARLEAEILQIAQQARIRIIGPNCLGVMRPPTGFNATFAGAMARPGNVAFISQSGALLTAILDWSLRESVGFSAFVSVGSMLDVGWGDLIDYLADDPLTRSILLYMESIGDARAFLSAAREVALTKPIIVIKAGRTAQAAKAAASHTGTLTGSDEVLTAAFRRSGVLRVDSISDLFYMAETLARQPRPAGRRLTVLTNAGGPGVLATDALVSGMGELAALGDETRKALDAFLPPQWSHGNPVDVLGDADPERYAKALEVAGRDPNSDGLLVILTPQDMTEPTQTADRLKPYAKLLGKPVLASWMGGSEVAAGERILNDAGIPTFNYPDTAARIFNYMWRYAYNLAGLYETPTLTEEPAGGRDLAHRLVHEARSAGRTLLTEYESKQLLAAYGIPTVETRLATTEDAAVTEAAALGFPVVLKLHSSTVTHKTDVGGVRLNLPDVDAVRAAFRGIRESLVAAGKADAFDGATVQPMVRLGGQELIIGSSPDPQFGPVLLFGTGGTLVEVFKDRALGLPPLNTTLARRMMEQTRIYTALQGVRGARPVDLKELERLMVRFSMLVVEQRFVKEIDINPLLASPERLLALDARVVLHPRTVTEEELPRLAIAPYPQQYVAPFQMRSGEKLMLRPIRPEDEPRMERFHRTLSEQTVFLRYAGLIQLSTRVAHERLSRICFNDYSRELALVAERRGGEIIGVGRLTRLRGAADAEFAILISDEVQHQGLGTEMLRRLVEVGRDWGMRRIVADILAGNRAMQGVSKSLGFDILPHEELSPDMVKAVKVL